Below is a genomic region from Acidobacteriota bacterium.
CTCGGGTCGGTTCCGCGGCGCCGAGTTCGCCACCAATCGCTTCGGCCTGCGCGGCCCGGACACGACCCGCTCGAAGCCCGCCGGCACTCTGCGCATCGCGGGCCTCGGCGACTCCCACATGTTCGGGTGGGGCGTCGGCCAGGAGGAGACCTTTCTGGCGCTCCTCGCCCAGCGTCTCGGCCAGCGCGGAGTCGAGGTCGAGACCCTCAACTTCGCCGCTCCGGGCTACAACACCGCCATCGAGGCGGCGGTCTACGACCGCAAGGCGCGCCACTTCGATCCCGACCTGGTGGTGCTCCATTTCGTCGGCAACGACCTCGGCCTGCCCCATCATCTGCAGCCGCCGCGACAGCTCCAGCCGAGCGACTGGTATCTCGTCGAGTCCCTGCGAACCCTGTTCGCCGACCGCGGTCTCGATGGCGAGCTCGAGCTGCTGCCCCACAACCTGCGCCGGCTACCGGTCGCGGAGCGACATGCGGCGCGCGGTCGCTACGCCTACATGGTGGGCGAAGAGGGTTACCGCCGGGCGATGGCGAAGGTGGCCCAGGCCACCCAGCGCGACGGCGTTCCGCTGCTCATCTTGCTGCAAAGCCAGCGGGATCTGGTGAGTGCGGTGGCGGCCGAGCACCAGATTCCGGTGCTCGATGCGGCGCCCGACTTCTTCGCCGAGCTGAAAGCCACCGGCGACACCTCGCGAGCCGCCTGGAAGGCGACCTTCCGAATACCCAAGGACGGCCACCCCACCGTCGCCGCCCATCGCGCCTACGCCGCCTGTCTGGAACAGGCGCTGGCCGAGCGCGGCTTCATCCCGTCGACCGCCGCGGGCACGGTGGCCAACCGGTGAGACGGACCGCAGGCCTGGGGTGGAGCGACGAGAGATCTAATCTCGATTCGGCCGCCCTCGGCGGACGATCTCCTCGAGATCGAGGCCGCGCGGCAGGGTGCCCAGCGTCGGGATGCCAGCGCCGAGGCGAGAGGCCACGAAGGCATCGGCCAGCGCCGGCGGTGCCGCCTGCACCATCAAGGACGCCTGCACCGCCGTGGCGAGGCCTTCGGCCAGGCGCCGAGCGCTGGCCGGTTCGGCGGCGGCGAGATCGCTCTCGAGGCGGACGAGATAGTCGCCGAGGCGTGGCTCCGCTTGCACCGCCGGTCGTAGCTCGGCTCTTAGAACCTCGATCACGCCGGGATCTCGGCCGAGGGTCCGCAGCAGGTCGAGACACTGAATATTGCCGGCCCCTTCCCATAGCGAGTTGAGCGGCGCTTCGCGATAGAGCCGGGCCACCGGATGCTCTTCCACGTAGCCATTGCCGCCAATGCACTCGAGGGCCTCGGCCACTACCGTCACCGCCCGGCGGGTGACGTGAAACTTCGCCACCGGGGTCAAGAGCCGCGCCAGGCGCGCCGCATCTGGGTCCTCTGCGGAGCGATCGAAGACCCGCGCCAGGTGCAGAGCCAGGGCGGTCGCCGCCTCCGACTCGAGACAGAGATCCGCCAGCACCTGGCCCATCAGGGGTTGATCTTCGAGAGCCCGTCCGAAGGCGCGACGATGATGCCCGTGGTGGGTCGCCTCGGCCACCGCCCGGCGCATCGTGGCGGCAGCCCCGATGACGCAGTCGAGGCGGGTGTGGCGGACCATCTCGAGAATGGCGGCGACTCCTCGACCGGGTTCTCCCACCCGGCGCGCCCAAGCGCGCTGGAACTCGATCTCGCTCGAGGCGTTGGAGCGATTGCCCAGCTTGTCCTTGAGGCGCTGAATTCGCATACCGTTGAGTCGGCCGTCAGGACGAAAACGCGGCATCAGGAAACAGGACAGGCCCGCCGCCTCCTGAGCCAGGACCAGAAAGGCGTCGCTCATCGGCGCCGAGCAGAACCACTTGTGCCCGTCGAGAAGAACCTCCCCATCGCCCGCGATCGCTTCGGCGCGGGTGCGGTTGGCGCGCACGTCGGAACCGCCCTAGCGCTCCGTCATCGCCATGCCGAAGAGCGCGCCGCGCTTCTCCGACGCTGGCCGAAAGCTCGGGTCGTACTCCAGTGACAGCACCCGCGGCAACCACTCGGCGGCGAGATCCGGCTGCAGCCTCAGCGAAGGCACCACGGCAAAGGTCATGGTGAGAGGGCAGCTCGGCCCCTCGTCCACCTGATGGCGCAGGAACATCAGGGCAGCGCGCGCCACCTGAGCGCCGGGTCGGCGCTCGCGCCACGGCAACGCGTGGGTCTCATACTCCACACCGATCCGCATCAGGTCGTGCCAGGCGGGATGGAAGTCGACCCGGTCGATGCGATCACCGAAGCGATCATGGGTGCGGAGGAGGGGCGGGAAGCGATGACTGAGCTCGCCGAGGCG
It encodes:
- a CDS encoding SGNH/GDSL hydrolase family protein, producing the protein MTSPRFRWPGRLLLILSSTVIALALTEGALRAYYWSRGVGRADLPELLRLSQQGPTELVDARSVFGIVQPSPFPDVVYELRPNLSGRFRGAEFATNRFGLRGPDTTRSKPAGTLRIAGLGDSHMFGWGVGQEETFLALLAQRLGQRGVEVETLNFAAPGYNTAIEAAVYDRKARHFDPDLVVLHFVGNDLGLPHHLQPPRQLQPSDWYLVESLRTLFADRGLDGELELLPHNLRRLPVAERHAARGRYAYMVGEEGYRRAMAKVAQATQRDGVPLLILLQSQRDLVSAVAAEHQIPVLDAAPDFFAELKATGDTSRAAWKATFRIPKDGHPTVAAHRAYAACLEQALAERGFIPSTAAGTVANR